CACGCAGATGCTGGTCTACGTCGGCGGCATCATGATGCTCATGCTGTTCGCGGTCTTCCTGTCGAATCGGATCCACACCGCGAGCATCAGCAACCCGTCCCGCTTCCGCCTTCCCGCCGCGGTGATCTGCCTGTGCATCTTCGGGATTCTTGCGCTGACCGCCGTGACGACGCCGTTCAAGGTGAGGCCGGGCCAGTATCTTCCCACGACCGCCGGCATCGGGGAGCTCGTGATGACGCAGTACCTGCTCCCCTTCGAGGTCGCTTCCGTGCTTCTCCTCGCGGCGCTCATCGGGGCGGCCATGATTTCCCGGCCTTCCCGGCCGGCCGAGGACCAGGAGGACGCGAAATAATGATGACGCTCCAGGCGTTCCTCATCGTCAGCGCGGCGCTTTTCTGCTGCGGCCTCTACATCGTGATGACCCGCAGCAACGGGGTGGCGGTCCTCATGGGCGTCGAGCTCATTCTGAACGCCGCGAACATCAACTTCGTGGCCTTCGCGCACTACTTTTCCGGCGTGATGGGGGGGCAGATCTTCGCGGTCTTCGTCATCGTCCTGGCGGCCGCGGAGTCCGCCGTCGCATTGGCCATCTTCCTGCGGCTGTACGCGAATACGGGATCGGTGGAAGTGGACACCGCCGACCGGCTGAAAGGGTAGACCGTTGATCCGATACGCATACATCATCCCGTTCCTGCCGCTGGCCTCCTTCCTCATCAACATCTTCTTCGGCAAGCGGCTGCCCCGGAAGGGCGACTGGGTCTCGCTGGCCACCATCGCAACGGCCCTGGTCATGGCCATCGGCATTCTCATCGAGGTTCTCCAGGCGTTCGACCCGAACTTCCGGTACCACGTCGTCTACCCCTGGCTGTCCATCACCGACCGTTTCTCGCTCAACGTCGGCATCCTGGTGGACAACGTCACCGCGATCATGCTCGTGGTGGTCACCCTGGTCTCGACGCTGGTGCACCTGTACTCCGTCGGGTACATGCACGGAGATCCCCGGTACAACCGGTTCTTCGCGTACCTGTCGATCTTCTCGTTCTCGATGCTCGGGCTGGTCCTCGCCGAGAGCTTCTTCTTCATGTTCGTCTTCTGGGAACTGGTCGGCCTCTCCTCCTACCTGCTGATCGGGTTCTGGTTCGAGAAGAAGTCGGCCTCCGATGCGGGGAAAAAGGCGTTCGTCGTCAACCGGGTGGGCGACTACGGCTTCCTCGTCGGGATCATGATCGTCTTCGCGACCTGCGGGGTCCTCGGTTTCGACCAGGTGTTCGAGGCCATCGGCGCCGGGAAGCTGTCCGGCTCCCTCCTGACCTTCGCGGGAATCGGGATCTTCTGCGGCGCCATCGGCAAGTCCGCGCAGTTCCCCCTGCATGTCTGGCTCCCCGACGCCATGGAAGGCCCCACGCCGGTCTCCGCGTTGATCCACGCCGCCACGATGGTCGCGGCCGGCGTCTACCTCGTCGGCCGGGTCTTCCCGATGTTCACCCCGGACGCATTCCTCGTCATCGCGTACTTCGGGCTCATCACGCTGTTCATCTCCGCCACGATCGCCCTGACGCAGAACGACATCAAGAAAGTGCTCGCCTACTCGACCTGCTCCCAGCTCGGCTTCATGGTCCTTGGGCTGGGGGTCGGCGGCTACACGGCGGGGCTGGCGCACCTCACGACCCACGCGGCCTTCAAGGCGTGCCTGTTCCTCGGCTCCGGCTCGGTGATCCACGCCGTACACAGCCAGGACATCCAGGAGATGGGCGGCCTGCGCAAGAAGATGCCGATCACCTTCTACACCTTCCTCATCGCCACCCTTGCGATCGCCGGCGTACCCCTGTTCTCGGGCTTCTACTCCAAGGACATGATCCTGGCGGCGGCCCTCGAGTTCGGGATGAGGAACCCCCAGCACTACCCCCTGTTCTTCATCACGCTGCTGACGGCCGGGATGACCGCATTCTACATGTTCCGCATGGTGATCCTGACTTTCTTCGGGACCCCCAGGGACCACCACAAGTACGACCACGCGCACGAGTCTCCGCCGAACATGACGATCCCGCTGATCATTCTGGCGGTGCTGTCCTTCTCCATCTGGTTCGAACCCTGGTTCGGGAAGCTGGTCGTGAAGCCGAAGACCGTTGCCAGCGTCGCCGCCGTTTCCGCGGCGCACGCCCCGGAGCCCGCGGCTCCCGCCGCCCACGAGGCGGCTCCCCCTGCGGCCGCCCCTGCGGCGCAGGAAGCGGCGCCTCCCGCCCCGGCCCCGGCGGAGCATGCCGCCCCGGCCTCCGTGGAGCATGCGGCCCCGGCGCACGCGGAAGCGCACGACGCCGCTCACGACGAGCATCTCGCGCACACGGCGCATACGTACGCCATGTACTCCTCGGTGGCCGTCGGCGCCCTCGGCATCCTCCTCGCCTTCGGGATCTACATGTTCGGCTGGGTGGACCCCAAGGCCACGGCCGAGAGGTTCCAGGGGCTCTATAACTTCTCGCTCAACAAGTGGTACTTCGACGAGCTGTACGAGGCCACCGTCATCAACGGCTCCAAGGCATTCTCGCGGGGCTGCGCCTGGTTCGACAACAACGTGGTCGACGGCCTGGTGAACCTTACCGCGCAGCTCGGCGTCTTTTTATCCTTCCTCGTAGGCAAGTTCGACAACGGCGTGATCGACGGCGCCGTGAACGGGGTTGCCGATGTCACGATCGGTAGCGGTTCGATTCTTCGCCGGATCCAGACAGGCAAGCTGTACCACTACGTGTTCATCCTGGCCGGCGGCGCGCTCGTCATTTTCCTGCTGAGAGCTTTATAAGAACGGAGGTGGTCCTTCGTGGGTTACTTTGATAGTCACATCCTGACGTACATGACGTTCCTGCCTCTCCTGGGGGCGGTGCTGATCCTCTGCGTGCCCAAGGGGAAGGACGAGGTGATCAAGGGGATCGCCGCGGTCGCGACGTTCCTGCCCCTGCTCCTCGCGGTCCGCCTGTTCTCCATCTACGACCGGAGCCTGCCGGGCGTCAACACGGCGGACTCCTTCCAGTTCGTCGAGAAATACACCTGGATCCCCAGCATCAACGTCGAGTACTTCGTCGGCGCCGACGGGATCTCGGTTCCCATGATCCTCCTGACGGCCCTTCTGTCGTTCCTCGCGGTCATCGGCTCCTTCGGGATCGAGAAGAAGATCCGGGGCTACATGGCGCTGTTCCTCCTGCTCGAGACCGGCATGATGGGGACCTTCATCGCCCTCGACTTCTTCCTCTTCTACGTGTTCTGGGAAATCATGCTCCTCCCGATGTACTTCCTCATCGGCGTGTGGGGCGGCCCCCGGAAGGAATACGCGGCCATCAAGTTCTTCCTGTACACCCTGGCCGGCTCCGTGCTGATGCTCATCGTCATGCTGGCCCTGTACTTCAACACCACGGACCCCGCGACCGGCAGGCACACCTTCAACCTGCTCCACTACATGTCGCAGAACGTGCACAACGAGTGGCTGAAGGGCTTCGATGTCCGCGTCCTGCTGTTCCTCGGCCTGTTCATCGGCTTCGCGATCAAGGTCCCGCTCTTCCCGTTCCACACCTGGCTTCCCGACGCCCACGTCGAGGCGCCGACCGCCATCTCGGTCATCCTGGCGGGCGTGCTGCTGAAGATGGGGACGTACGGCATGATGCGGATCTCCTTCCCGATCTTCCCCGACGTCACGGTGTACTTCGCCGTCCCGATGGCGATCCTGGGCGTCATCAACATCATCTACGGCGCCCTGTGCGCCATGGCGCAGTCCGACCTGAAGAAACTGGTCGCCTACTCCTCCGTCAGCCACATGGGCTTCTGCCTCCTGGGCATGGCGGCGCTGACGCCGCTGGGCATGGTCGGCGCGGCGATGCAGATGTTCTCCCACGGCCTGATCACCGCCATGTTGTTCTTCCTGGTCGGCGTCGTCTACGACCGGGCGCACCACCGCCAGATCGACGGGTTCGGCGGCCTGGGCGCGGTCGTCCCCATCTACACCGGCTACATCGCCTTCGCGTTCTTCGCTTCGCTGGGCCTGCCCGGTCTTTCGGGATTCATCGCGGAGCAGATGGTGTTCCTCGGCTCCTTCCCGAGCTTCCGGACGCTGGTCATCATCTCCGCCATCGGCATCGTCTTCGTGGCCGCGTTCCACCTCTGGGCGCTCCAGAGGGTGTTCCTCGGGCCGCTGAACCCGAAGTACACGGCCCTTGAAGAGATCAACAAGAGAGAGATGTTCTGCCTCACCCCGCTGGCCCTCCTGGTCCTGTTCGTCGGCGTGTGGCCGATGACCGTGGTGAACCTCATGAGCGTTTCGCTGGTCCGGCTGGTCGATCTCGTGAAGGCGGTGATCTAAGTGGCCACTTTCACAAATACGGCTGCATTCGAGCGCCGCTGCATCCGCTCCTGCTTCGTTGCGCTCCTTGCGCCGTACTTGCCAGTACGCCTCAGTCGCACGCCTTGCCGGCGCGGCGCATCGACGCTCTCGGTGCTACGCCATATTTGTGAAAGGGGCCACTGATGTTCCTGGGCAATCTGGCCAGCATACAGTACTTCCTTCCGGAGTTCGCCGTCACGGCGACGATCCTCCTGCTGATCGTCCTGCGGGTGGCCTCGAAAGACCCGAGGTCCAACGCGTTCGCATACCTCTCCCTCGTCGGCTGCGGCGCCGCGATCCTCCTCGCAGGGATCGTTCCCGTGGGGAAGGGGGCGTCGATGTTCGAGGGGATGGTCGCGTACGACAGCTTCGCCGTCTTCTTCAAGGTCGTGACGGCGCTGGCGACCGTCGTGGTCATCTTCATGACGCTCGACAGCAGGGAGATGGCGGGGACCACCCGGGTGGAGTTCTACGTCCTGCTCATGACCTCGCTGCTCGGCATGTTCCTGCTGTCGTCGTCGACCGATATCGTGATGATCTACCTCGCTCTGGAGCTCGTCTCCATTCCGTCGTACATGATGGCGGGCTACGACAAGGGGAAAGTGCGCTCCACCGAGGCGGCGATGAAGTACGTCGTGTTCGGCGCCACCGCCTCCGGAATCATGATCTACGGCTTCTCGCTGCTCTTCGGCATGGCCGGCTCCACCCACATCGGGGAGATCGGCCGCGTGGTCGCCGCCAATACGGTCACGCTTCCCATGCTCCTCGCCTGCGTCATGGTGGCGGTGGGCTTCGGCTACAAGATCGCAGCCGTCCCGTTCCACATGTGGTGCCCCGACGTGTACGAAGGGGCCCCCACTCCCGCGACCGCCTTCTTCTCCGTCGCCCCCAAGGCCGCCGGGTTCGCGGTCCTGGTCCGCTTCTTCTACACGGTGTTCGCCATGCCGCACCCCGTGGAACCCGAGTGGCAGCTTGCGGCTCCCTCGATCGACTGGACGTTTCTGTTTGCCGTCCTTTCCGCGGTCACCATGACCGTCGGGAACCTGGTGGCCGTGAAGCAGGACAACGTCAAGCGGCTCCTGGCCTATTCGTCGATCGCCCACGCCGGCTATATGCTCATGGGGTTCGTCCTGCTGACTCCCGCCGGGATCCAGGCCGTCCTCTTCTACCTCGTGGTCTACCTGTTCATGAACCTCGGCGCCTTCTACGTCGTCCTGCTGGTCGGCAACGCGACCGACGGGGAGGACATCTCGGATTTCGCGGGGCTCGGCAGCCGCGCCCCCTTCGTCGCGGTCTCGATGGCGGTGTTCCTGTTCGCGCTGACCGGCATCCCGCCGTTTTCCGGCTTCATCGGGAAGCTGTACCTTTTCGCGGAAGTCATCAACCGGGAGCTCTACTGGCTGGTCGTCGTCGCCGCGCTGAACAGCGTCGTCGGCCTGTACTATTACGCCCGGATCGTCCGCTCGATGTTCCTCGACGAGCCCAAGACCGTCTCCGCGATCGCCGTTCCGGCGGTACCCCGCGCCCTGGTGGTCCTTCTTGTGGCACCCACGCTGATTCTTGGGGTATACTGGGAGCCGGTCGCAAGGATCGCTTCCAATTCGCTTCGGATGCTGGTTTTCTGATTCAGCGAGGGAGGTGAAGCGAACCCAGCGATAATCCAAGCCACATAAGGCGGGTCTTATGTCGGGGTTTCTCGAAACCACGAACTTTGCGCACCCGTATTTTCCCGTACTCATTCTTCTGATCATCGCTGTTTTAACCGCGGCCGGTTTGCTTGTCCTTTCCAAAAAAACTGGCCCTCGCGTCTACAACAAGATAAAATACGACGTTTACGAATGCGGCGTCGATCCGCTGGCCCCCGCCACGGTTCGGGTTTCCGTGAAGTTCTACCTGGTCGCCCTTGTCTTCATCATTTTCGACCTGGAGGCGACCTTTCTGTACCCCTGGGCGATCCTGTTCCGGTCGATGGGGATATTGGGATTCATCGAGATGGCCGTGTTCGCGGGGATCCTGCTCGTAGGGCTGTTCTACGTCTGGAAAAAAGGCGCTCTGGAGTGGCAGTGAAACACGAGAAGGACGGATCCCCCGGCTACCTGCTGTCCACCCTCGATGCGCTGGTGGCGTGGGGGAGAAAGTACTCCCTGTTTCCGCTCACCTTCGCCACCGCCTGCTGCGGGATCGAGGTGATGGGCGCCCTCGGGACGCACTACGACATCTCCCGGTTCGGCGCGGAGGTAGTCCGGTTCTCGCCGCGGCAGGCGGACGTCCTTCTCGTCGCGGGGACGGTCAACTACAAGATGGCGCCGGTCCTGCGGCGCATCTACGACCAGATGCTCGAGCCGAAGTGGGTGATCTCGATGGGGGCGTGCGCCTCGTCGGGCGGCTTCTACAACAACTACACGGTCCTCCAGGGGATCGACAAGGTCATGCCCGTGGATGTCTACATCCCCGGCTGCCCGCCGAACCCCGAAGGGATCATCGACGCGGTGGTGCAGATCCAGAAGATCATCGAGACCGGCGCCCCCCGGGCCTCGGAAAGGTGGCCGATCAAGTGAGAAGCGCGCGGTGAGCCGGGTGCTCGACAGGCTGACCGGGGCCTTCGGCCCGGAGATCGTCGCGACCCACTCGGATTTCGGCGACGACACGGCGTCGGTTCGGCCCGGCCGGATCGTGGAGATCCTCGCGTTCCTGCGGGACGACCCGGAAGCTTTGTTCGACTTCGCGATGGACCTCACCGGCGTCGACCACCTCGGCGAGGAGCCCCGGTTCGAGGTCGTGTACCACCTGTATTCCCTGGAGAAGAAGCACCGGGTGCGGATCAAGGTCCGGCTCCCGGAGGACGACCCGACGATCGACACCGCGGTGTCCGTGTGGCCCGGGATCGACTGGTACGAGCGCGAGGCGTTCGACATGTACGGGATCGTCTTCCGTGGCCACCCCAACCTCAAGCGGATCCTGATGTACGAGGGGTTCCAGGGACACCCGCTCCGGAAGGACTATCCGAAAGACAGGCGCCAGCCGACGATCGGGCCGGAGGAATAGTGGAGAAGCTGGACCTGCAGTCCGAGCCGATGATCATCAACATCGGCCCGTCCCACCCGGCGACGCACACCACGCTCCGTCTCCGCACGGTCCTGGACGGCGAGACGATCCTCGACGTCGAGCCCGAGTTCGGCTACCTCCACCGCGGCTTCGAGAAGGAATCGGAAGCCGCCACCTGGACGCAGATCGTCCCCTACACCGACCGGCTGAACTACTGCTCCGCCCTGATGAACAACGTCGGATACGTGATGGCGGTGGAGAAGCTGTGCGGGATCGAGGTGCCGGAGCGGTGCCAATACATCCGCGTCATCGTCTCCGAGCTCTCCCGGATCATCGACCACATGGTCTGCATCGGCACGAACATGGTCGACATCGGGGCTCTGACGAACTTCTGGTACTTCTGGAAGTGCCGCGAGGAGGTGTACAAGGTCCTCGAGGAGCTGTGCGGCGCGCGCCTGACGACGAGCTATACCCGCATCGGCGGGGCGGCGGCCGACGTCCCGGAGGGCTGGACCGACCGCGTGCTGGCGGTCTGCCGCGGCGTGATCCCGGAGGGGATCGCCGACGTGAACCGGCTGCTCACCCGGAACCGGATCTTCATCGATCGCACCCTGGGGATCGGGGCCATCAGCCCGAAGGACGCGATCGCGATGGGTTTCACCGGCCCGTGCCTCCGCGCGGCGGGGGTTCCGCTCGACCTGCGGAAGGACCATCCGTACCTGGTGTACGACCGGTTCGACTTCGACGTTCCGGTGGGCGAGGCAGGAGACACGTGCGACCGGTACATGGTGCGGATGGAGGAGATGCGGCAGTCGATCCGGATCGTCGAGCAGGCGGTGGCGGGGATGCCCGGCGGGCCCGTCAACGCGGAGGATCCGCGCTTCCTCCTCCCCCCGAAGGAGCAGGTGTACGAGAACATCGAGGCCTTGATGAACCACTTCAAGATCATCATGGAGGGGATCCGGGTTCCGGCGGGGGAGGTCTACTCCGCGACCGAGGCGGCCAACGGCGAGCTGGGGTTCTACATCGTCAGCAAGGGAGGCGGCGGCCCCTGGAAGATCAAGGTCCGGCCCCCCTGCTTCCCGCTGTTCCAGGCGATGCCGCGCCTGGTGAAGGGGCACATGATCGCGGACATGATCGCCGTGCTGGGAAGCGTGAACATCGTCGCGGGGGAGCTGGACCGGTGAGCTTTTCGCTGACGGAGGCCGCGCGGGCCGAGCTGGATCGTCTGTTCGCGGGCTACCCGAACCGGGCGGCCGCGATCCTGCCGGCGCTTCACGTCGTGCAGCGGGAGAAGGGGTACGTCCCGGACGAGGCGATCCCCTTCCTTGCGGAGCTGGCGGGCACCTCCCCGGCGGACGTGGAAGGGATCGCGACCTTCTACACGATGTACAACCGCGGGCCGGTCGGCCGATACCACCTCCAGGTCTGCCGGAACCTCTCCTGCTCGCTGATGGGGGCGGAGCACATCATCGCGCACGTGTCGGGGAAGCTGGGGATCCGGCCGGGGGAGACGACGCCCGACGGGATGTTCACCCTGTCGATGGCGGAGTGCCTCGGCTCCTGCGGGACGGCCCCCGTAATGATGGTCAACGACGAATACCACGAGAACCTCACCCCGGAATCGATCGACGCGCTGATCGAACGGCTCCGGGCGGGAGAGTGAGCGGAAGGCGCATGGAGACGGTCCTCACGACGCATTTCGCCGACGAGGGGTTCCGGCGGCTCGAAGGGTACCTCGGCAAGGCGGGGTACGAGGGGCTGCGGAAGGCGGTCGCGATGCCCCGGGAGGCGATCGTCGACGAGGTGAAGAAGGCCAACCTCCGCGGGCGCGGCGGGGCCGGCTTCCCCGCGGGCGTCAAGTGGGGCTTTCTCCCGAAGGACCTTTCCCGCCCCCGCGTGCTGGTCGTCAACGCCGACGAGGGGGAGCCGGGCACCTTCAAGGACCGGCTGATCCTCTCCCGGGGCCCCCACCTCCTGGTGGAGGGGATCGCCATCACCTGCTTCGCCCTGCAGATCCACGAGGCCTGGATCTATATCCGCGGCGAGTACGCCCGCGAGGCGCGGATTCTCGAGGAGGCGCTTTCGGAGGCGCGCGCCGCCGGCTTCCTGGGCAAGGACCTCCTCGGGTCGGGATTCGACCTCGAGGTCGTCCTGCACCGGGGCGCCGGGGCGTACATCTGCGGAGAGGAGACCTCGACGATCAATTCCCTCGAGGGGAAGCGCGGGTGGCCGCGGCTCAAGCCCCCGTTCCCCGCGGCGGTGGGCGCGTTCGGGCGCCCGACGCTCGTCAACAACGTGGAGACGCTGGCCAATGTTCCATGGATCCTCCGGAACGGTGGGGAGCGCTTCGCCGCCCTCGGATGCGAGAAGAACGGCGGGACGCGGCTGGTCGGGGTCAGCGGACCGGTGGTGCGCCCCGGCATCTACGAGCTGCCGGCCAACGCGAACCTGCGCAGCGTCGTCTACGACGTCGCCGGGGGGCTGCGCGACGGGAAGGCGCTGAAGGCCGTCATCCCGGGCGGCTCCTCCACGCCGGTGCTGCGCGCGGACGAGATCGACGTGACGCTCGACATCGAGTCGATGGCGGCGAAGGGCACGATGGCGGGCACCTGCGGCGTCATCGTCATCCCGGAAGGGACCTGCATGGTGCGCGCCCTCTCGGTCTTGATGAACTTCTACGCGCACGAGTCGTGCGGCCAGTGCTCGCCGTGCCGGGAGGGGACCGGCTGGCTCGCGCGGATCGTGGGGCGGATCGAGGCGGGGGAGGGGAAGCCGGGCGACGTCGAGCTGATCCTCGACGTGTGCGACAACATGTCCGGCCGCACCATCTGCGCCCTGGCGGACGCGGCGGCCATGCCCGCCCAGTCGTTCATCGGGAAGTTCCGCGGGGAATTCGACCGGCACATCGCGGAGGGGAAATGCCGACCCTGACGATCAACGGGACGGCGGTGAGCGTCCCCGAGGGGACGACGATCCTCAACGCCGCGAAGCAGGCGGGGATCCACATCCCGCACTACTGCTTCCATCCGCACCTCTCCGTCGCCGGGAACTGCCGGATGTGCCTGGTGGAGGTGGAGAAGCTGCCCAAGCTGCAGACCGCCTGCTCCACGGCGGTCACGGAGGGGATGGTCGTGCGCACCGACACGGAGAAGGTGCGCAAGGCGGTCACGGGCGTCCTCGAGTTCATCCTCCTTCATCACCCGATCGACTGCCCCATCTGCGACCAGGCGGGGGAGTGCGGACTGCAGGACTACTACATGGTCTACGGGCTCCACAAGAGCCGCCAGCCGCTCCGGGACAAGATCCACAAGAAGAAGGTGCAGCGCATCGGGGGGCAGATCGTCCTCGACGCGGAGCGCTGCATCCTCTGTTCCCGATGCGTGCGGTTCCTCGACGAGGTGACCGGCACCCGGGAGCTCCAGTTCTTCCGGCGCGGCGACCATTCCGAGATCTCCGTCTTCCCCGGGCGGCCGCTCGGCAACAATTACACCGGGAACCTCGCCGACATCTGCCCCGTGGGCGCCCTGACGAACGCGGATTTCCGGTTCAAGTGCCGCGTGTGGTACCTGAAGGGGGCCGACTCGATCTGCACCGGCTGTTCCCGCGGATGCAACGTGCATCTGCATTTCAAGGAGAAGGATCGCGTCCTGTACCGCAGCAAGCCGCGGGTGAACGACGCGGTCAACCGGGCCTGGATGTGCGATTTCGGCCGCCTCGAGTATAAAAAGGCGAACGAGGACCGCCTGCTGGTCCCGTTCCTCCGGGAGGACGGGTCGGAGAAAACCGTTCCGTGGGGCGCGGTGATCCCGCAGGCCGCCCACGCGCTGTCGCATGCGGCCAACAGGCACGGAAAGGATTCCGTGGCGGTGATCGCCTCCCCGCAGTCCTCCAACGAGGAGCTTTATCTCGTCCGCAGGATCGCCTGGGAGCTGCTCGGGACCGGGAACCTGGCCTTCACCGACCGCGCGCCGGGGGACGGCCTCGAAGACGATTTCCTGATCCGCGCGGACAAGAACCCCAACAGCCGTGGCGCGAGGCTCCTCGGGATCCCCGACGGGGAGGCCTTCGACGCCCTGCTCGGGAGGATCGCCGGGGGAGGCATCCGCACTCTCCTGCTGTTCGGGAACGTCTTGGGCGCCCTGCCGGAGGAGGAGGTCCGGCGGCTGCTGTCCAAAGTCCCCTTCGTCGCCCAGGTGGGCACCAACAACGGGCCGGTGTCGCGGGCCGCGCACGCGGTCATGCCGCAGGCCTCCTTCGCCGAGCGCGGGGGGACCTTCACCAACTGCGACGGGCGGGTGCAGCGGTTCCACGCGGGATTTCCGCCGCGGGGGAAGGCCAGGGAAGCGATCGGGATCCTGGTCGACCTGGCGAAACGGCTCGGGGCCGAATGGTCCTGGCGGGACGAGCGGGCGGTGTTCCTGGAGATGTCGCGGCGCGAGCCGCCCTTCGCAGGGATGAGCTACGAGTCCATCGGCGCGGCGGGGCAGGAGGCCAACCCATGACGGGCCCCGTCTTCGACCTGCTGGTCGTGCTCATCCGGATCGTGGTGGTCTTCTCTTTCTGCATGGGGCTGGTCGTGGTGTTCACCTGGGTGGAGCGCAAGGGGGCGGCCTACATCCAGGACCGCCGCGGCCCGAACCGGGCCTCCATCCTGGGGATCCGCGCCTGGGGGATGTTCCACCCGCTGGCCGACGCGATCAAGTTCCTCTTCAAGGAGGACTTCGTCCCGGACAACGCGCACCGCCTCTTCTACCAGATCGCGCCCATGTTCGTCCTCGCGCCGGTCATCCTGTCCATCGCCGTGATCCCCTTCGGGCCGGACATCACGATCTTCGGGCGGAGGGTCATGCTGCAGATCGCGGACCTGAACATGGGGATCCTTTACGTCTTCGCCGTCTCGGGGATGACCGTCTACGGCGTGGTCCTCGGCGGGTGGGCCAGCGGCAGCAAGTACCCTCTCCTGGGGGGGCTGCGCTCCGCCGCCCAGATGATGTCCTACGAGCTTTCCATGGGGCTGTCGCTCGTCGGGATCTTCATGGTGTTCGAGTCGCTGCGGCTTTCCCGGATCGTGCTGGGGCAGGGGGAGCTGTTGTTCGGCCTGATCCCGAAGTGGGGGGTCGTCGTCCAGCCGGTGGGATTCATCCTGTTCCTGACGGCCCAGTTCGCCGAGGCGAACCGCACCCCCTTCGACCTGCCGGAAGGGGAATCGGAGCTGGTGGGCGGGTACCACACGGAGTACGGCTCATTCAAGTTCTCCATGTTCATGATGGGGGAATACCTCCACATGGTGGTCGGCGCGGTCATCGTGTCGACGCTGTTCTTCGGCGGCTGGCAGGTGCCGTACCTGCTCGACACGGGGTTCCTCTTCCCGGGCGGCTTTTCGGTGGGGCTGCCGGAGATCGTGGTCCTGGCGCTGCGGACCGGGTCGATCTTCCTGAAAACGCTCTTCTTCACCTGGCTCTACGTCTGGGTCCGCTGGACGATCCCGCGGTTCCGGTACGACCAGGTGATGCGGCTGGGGTGGAAGGTGATGCTGCCGCTTTGCATCGCCAACATCTTCGCGACGGGGCTGGTTCTGCTGTTGCTGGACGGCAGGTAGAGGGGCAGGCCGGAGACGACATGGCGATCGGCGTAAAAAAGGTGGCGCGGCCGCGGAAGATGTCCGTTCCGGAGGCCGTGTATCTCCTGGAGATCGCGAAGGGGCTCTGCCTCACGGTGTGGCATCTCCTCCGCAACATCTTCCGCCAGGAGCGGATCCGGACGATCGAGTATCCCGAGGTCCGCCGGACGATGCCCCCGCGGTTCCGGGGCAGGCACCGTCTCATGAAGCGGGCGAACGGCGATCCCCGGTGCGTGGCGTGCTTCTGCTGCCCCACCGCCTGCCCGGCGAAATGCATCACGATCGTGGCGGGGGAGTCGCCCGACCCGACGGTGGAGAAATACCCGGTGCGGTTCGACATCGACATGCTTCGGTGCGTCTTCTGCGGCCTGTGCGTGGAGGCGTGCCCGATGGACGCGATCCGGATGGACACCGGGTGGTTCACCCCTCCGGACGGCACGCGCGAGAAGCTCATCTTCACG
The sequence above is a segment of the Thermodesulfobacteriota bacterium genome. Coding sequences within it:
- the nuoB gene encoding NADH-quinone oxidoreductase subunit NuoB; amino-acid sequence: MKHEKDGSPGYLLSTLDALVAWGRKYSLFPLTFATACCGIEVMGALGTHYDISRFGAEVVRFSPRQADVLLVAGTVNYKMAPVLRRIYDQMLEPKWVISMGACASSGGFYNNYTVLQGIDKVMPVDVYIPGCPPNPEGIIDAVVQIQKIIETGAPRASERWPIK
- a CDS encoding 2Fe-2S iron-sulfur cluster-binding protein → MPTLTINGTAVSVPEGTTILNAAKQAGIHIPHYCFHPHLSVAGNCRMCLVEVEKLPKLQTACSTAVTEGMVVRTDTEKVRKAVTGVLEFILLHHPIDCPICDQAGECGLQDYYMVYGLHKSRQPLRDKIHKKKVQRIGGQIVLDAERCILCSRCVRFLDEVTGTRELQFFRRGDHSEISVFPGRPLGNNYTGNLADICPVGALTNADFRFKCRVWYLKGADSICTGCSRGCNVHLHFKEKDRVLYRSKPRVNDAVNRAWMCDFGRLEYKKANEDRLLVPFLREDGSEKTVPWGAVIPQAAHALSHAANRHGKDSVAVIASPQSSNEELYLVRRIAWELLGTGNLAFTDRAPGDGLEDDFLIRADKNPNSRGARLLGIPDGEAFDALLGRIAGGGIRTLLLFGNVLGALPEEEVRRLLSKVPFVAQVGTNNGPVSRAAHAVMPQASFAERGGTFTNCDGRVQRFHAGFPPRGKAREAIGILVDLAKRLGAEWSWRDERAVFLEMSRREPPFAGMSYESIGAAGQEANP
- the nuoE gene encoding NADH-quinone oxidoreductase subunit NuoE; this encodes MSFSLTEAARAELDRLFAGYPNRAAAILPALHVVQREKGYVPDEAIPFLAELAGTSPADVEGIATFYTMYNRGPVGRYHLQVCRNLSCSLMGAEHIIAHVSGKLGIRPGETTPDGMFTLSMAECLGSCGTAPVMMVNDEYHENLTPESIDALIERLRAGE
- the nuoF gene encoding NADH-quinone oxidoreductase subunit NuoF, whose translation is MSGRRMETVLTTHFADEGFRRLEGYLGKAGYEGLRKAVAMPREAIVDEVKKANLRGRGGAGFPAGVKWGFLPKDLSRPRVLVVNADEGEPGTFKDRLILSRGPHLLVEGIAITCFALQIHEAWIYIRGEYAREARILEEALSEARAAGFLGKDLLGSGFDLEVVLHRGAGAYICGEETSTINSLEGKRGWPRLKPPFPAAVGAFGRPTLVNNVETLANVPWILRNGGERFAALGCEKNGGTRLVGVSGPVVRPGIYELPANANLRSVVYDVAGGLRDGKALKAVIPGGSSTPVLRADEIDVTLDIESMAAKGTMAGTCGVIVIPEGTCMVRALSVLMNFYAHESCGQCSPCREGTGWLARIVGRIEAGEGKPGDVELILDVCDNMSGRTICALADAAAMPAQSFIGKFRGEFDRHIAEGKCRP
- a CDS encoding NADH-quinone oxidoreductase subunit C; translation: MSRVLDRLTGAFGPEIVATHSDFGDDTASVRPGRIVEILAFLRDDPEALFDFAMDLTGVDHLGEEPRFEVVYHLYSLEKKHRVRIKVRLPEDDPTIDTAVSVWPGIDWYEREAFDMYGIVFRGHPNLKRILMYEGFQGHPLRKDYPKDRRQPTIGPEE
- the nuoD gene encoding NADH dehydrogenase (quinone) subunit D, which codes for MEKLDLQSEPMIINIGPSHPATHTTLRLRTVLDGETILDVEPEFGYLHRGFEKESEAATWTQIVPYTDRLNYCSALMNNVGYVMAVEKLCGIEVPERCQYIRVIVSELSRIIDHMVCIGTNMVDIGALTNFWYFWKCREEVYKVLEELCGARLTTSYTRIGGAAADVPEGWTDRVLAVCRGVIPEGIADVNRLLTRNRIFIDRTLGIGAISPKDAIAMGFTGPCLRAAGVPLDLRKDHPYLVYDRFDFDVPVGEAGDTCDRYMVRMEEMRQSIRIVEQAVAGMPGGPVNAEDPRFLLPPKEQVYENIEALMNHFKIIMEGIRVPAGEVYSATEAANGELGFYIVSKGGGGPWKIKVRPPCFPLFQAMPRLVKGHMIADMIAVLGSVNIVAGELDR